In Planctomycetia bacterium, the following are encoded in one genomic region:
- a CDS encoding peptidyl-prolyl cis-trans isomerase → MKRYPYSGWTLSIVAVCAATRTGVGQEVPSGYPSTGAPPPMIGAPPSGLPGPPVQPVAVSRPADWPGGEAFGPPQDPYASNAPTGDVPYDPNKSQLIAGAQVLANVNSEVILYSEVAGFVNDVLITNADKIPPEQVEKQREMLTAMRMRQLVETKLLFADAKRTIRGKNEEGWNKLIEDVGKEFEGRELKRQMKRAKAGTRAELDAMLNKMGTSVDREKRSFVERAIASQWLQQQTESNEAELPPQELWKYYADHVADYAYPAEVRWEHLMTKMARYEESASRNRLAMMGNRVVREGIPLPEVAKRESEGPDASSGGQHDWTKLDDLGTGDTHVSAELRNALETLPVGGLSQIIEDSQGYHIVRVLERKPAGRTPFDEVQAKIKAKLQQDIGNKKMDEYIAKLQKHSTVRTVFDGTPLMQQLVEQEQRQKLR, encoded by the coding sequence TTGAAACGCTATCCATACTCCGGTTGGACGCTGTCGATCGTGGCCGTTTGCGCGGCGACTCGCACGGGCGTCGGGCAAGAAGTACCGTCGGGCTATCCCAGCACCGGCGCGCCGCCGCCGATGATTGGCGCGCCGCCGAGCGGTTTGCCGGGTCCGCCGGTGCAACCAGTGGCGGTGTCGCGCCCCGCGGATTGGCCGGGCGGCGAAGCTTTCGGGCCGCCGCAGGATCCCTACGCTAGTAATGCGCCGACGGGCGACGTTCCCTACGATCCCAATAAGTCGCAGTTGATCGCCGGCGCGCAAGTGTTGGCGAACGTCAACTCGGAAGTGATTCTCTATAGCGAAGTCGCCGGCTTTGTGAACGACGTGCTGATCACCAATGCGGACAAAATTCCGCCGGAGCAAGTCGAAAAACAGCGCGAAATGCTGACAGCGATGCGGATGCGGCAGCTCGTCGAAACCAAGCTGCTCTTCGCCGACGCGAAACGCACCATCCGCGGGAAGAACGAAGAAGGCTGGAACAAACTCATCGAGGATGTCGGCAAGGAGTTCGAAGGGCGTGAACTGAAGCGGCAGATGAAGCGTGCCAAGGCCGGTACGCGCGCCGAGTTGGACGCCATGCTCAACAAGATGGGCACGTCGGTCGATCGCGAGAAGCGCAGCTTCGTGGAGCGCGCCATCGCCTCGCAGTGGCTGCAACAACAGACGGAATCCAACGAGGCCGAGTTGCCGCCGCAGGAATTGTGGAAATATTACGCGGACCATGTCGCGGACTATGCGTACCCGGCGGAAGTTCGCTGGGAACACCTGATGACCAAAATGGCCCGCTACGAGGAGTCGGCCTCGCGTAATCGACTGGCCATGATGGGCAATCGGGTCGTGCGCGAAGGAATTCCGCTCCCGGAAGTCGCCAAGCGCGAATCCGAAGGCCCGGACGCTTCGAGTGGCGGGCAACACGATTGGACGAAGCTGGACGATCTCGGCACGGGCGACACCCATGTCTCGGCGGAACTGCGGAATGCCTTGGAAACACTGCCCGTCGGCGGCCTGAGTCAGATTATCGAAGACAGCCAGGGCTATCACATCGTCCGCGTCCTGGAACGCAAACCTGCCGGCCGCACGCCGTTCGATGAAGTTCAGGCGAAAATCAAGGCCAAGCTGCAGCAGGACATCGGCAACAAGAAGATGGACGAATACATCGCCAAGCTCCAAAAGCACTCCACGGTCCGCACCGTCTTTGACGGCACTCCGCTGATGCAGCAACTCGTGGAACAAGAGCAGCGCCAGAAGTTGCGCTAA